In the genome of Actinomadura graeca, one region contains:
- a CDS encoding chromosome partitioning protein ParA, with the protein MTAVLEPLVPGPARDAENIVGGRTLVAVQAVNISRLSTHPVPTVPGTLIVVAGQGPKDSNGAGKSSFIAAITALLGDEQWRFASGARAVAELLFNAELAAQGDSRWASADHGYIVGVFDYAEPNGEDRLEKGADKDPEKAGPEKEGSDAEHEPQDGEADTGEDGDTAVTVWLRVNVDAPHLEIRWRQGVWLASAPSEAGRVALADRLWAGLPRSAGRRDLVAKDLGRVLYGGQVRCVSFLSTSVRSKVATNLLSQPLNEIGPERIFSAIAALTGLDRELEAERRSRAEEHRERAKAVEAAERLAGWEREAAALLKTFDRRDRARDEVAAALRHWRTRQARLLVDAADADAAHAAAQERLRAEGEELAAAAKAADREIEQLTGGALDARVGEADAALADLKGQADELGADKAVARNRLDELRRRVSALEERRREADGRDGETARAELAHAEARRDEAQQEFGMARGAVARAERSLAEAEAGESSAPAQLRALAAAGIGAVGLLDAVELAEDVRERWEAALWPYREAVVVATADLDAAAGALKDLPGSMIVPADDAPAGDAPGPAGAKPANAEPASAGRAAEVPADTGPADDALAGDAPADAVTAGNASVGDIRARAHPRGVRCDLPLGGFFASLENEGVVIIGGFPEPVTGKVARVQAARAALETANEALETARRATSDAAADVALAGRRLAGARAAAELDDVRGRMAELRERLEELAGSESRLGPRLGSAEQTLRRLQAKADTRALEVDRLRGRKEAHERERDRLRRAASELADKRAALGLDGLEKDWGGSREGAAERLSGLDDDEATWTPAEWWHTAEKHLSEALRRVFPDGPSDEDMPEEMRFLLRERAEGEGRRTDREQATFPRLVKAVEGYLRQQEDYERHQRRQIEVQLSGRRADLGKAQTGAREAAGAAEAHRTALTAAIRARLQRVSEEFEKLDVAYGGYGATLEFPTPEQPGDPEQEWRWRVTPKWRRSEGQRHVPYNRRANTALMDEKAVKLVCAAALASSGGGRLCLVLDELGRNLGKEHRKEAVALFRKIGETHGITVIGALQDDMEPYAIDACGQYVKLRRSSDTMPYNEPPVVVGHDEHEPRVRRLAALITAARPAPDEGTMGESPETV; encoded by the coding sequence ATGACGGCCGTCCTCGAACCGCTGGTGCCGGGTCCCGCGCGCGACGCGGAGAACATCGTCGGCGGCCGGACGCTCGTGGCCGTCCAGGCGGTGAACATCTCGCGGTTGTCCACGCATCCGGTGCCGACCGTGCCGGGGACGCTGATCGTGGTCGCCGGGCAGGGCCCGAAGGACTCCAACGGCGCGGGCAAGTCGTCGTTCATCGCGGCCATCACCGCGCTCCTCGGTGACGAGCAGTGGCGGTTCGCGTCCGGCGCGCGGGCCGTGGCGGAGCTGCTGTTCAACGCCGAGCTGGCGGCGCAGGGGGACAGCCGGTGGGCGAGCGCCGACCACGGCTACATCGTCGGCGTCTTCGACTACGCCGAGCCCAACGGCGAGGACCGCCTGGAGAAGGGCGCTGACAAGGACCCGGAGAAGGCGGGCCCCGAAAAAGAGGGCTCCGATGCCGAGCACGAGCCCCAGGACGGCGAGGCCGACACCGGGGAGGACGGCGACACCGCCGTCACGGTGTGGCTCCGGGTGAACGTGGACGCGCCGCACCTGGAGATCCGGTGGCGGCAGGGCGTGTGGCTGGCGTCCGCCCCGTCCGAGGCTGGACGGGTCGCGCTCGCCGACCGGCTGTGGGCGGGACTGCCGCGCAGCGCGGGACGCAGGGACCTGGTCGCCAAGGACCTCGGCCGCGTCCTGTACGGGGGGCAGGTGCGGTGCGTGTCGTTCCTGTCGACGTCGGTGCGGTCCAAGGTCGCGACGAACCTGCTGTCCCAGCCGCTGAACGAGATCGGCCCCGAGCGGATCTTCAGTGCCATCGCGGCGCTGACCGGGCTGGACCGGGAGCTGGAGGCCGAGCGCAGGTCCCGCGCGGAGGAGCACCGCGAGCGGGCCAAGGCGGTGGAGGCCGCCGAGCGGCTGGCGGGGTGGGAGCGCGAGGCGGCGGCGCTGCTGAAGACGTTCGACCGGCGCGACCGGGCCCGCGACGAGGTCGCGGCGGCGCTGCGGCACTGGCGGACGCGGCAGGCGCGGCTGCTGGTGGACGCGGCGGACGCCGACGCCGCGCACGCCGCCGCGCAGGAGCGGCTGCGCGCCGAGGGCGAGGAGCTGGCGGCCGCGGCGAAGGCGGCCGACCGGGAGATCGAGCAGCTCACCGGCGGCGCCCTGGACGCCCGTGTCGGCGAGGCGGACGCGGCGCTCGCCGACCTCAAGGGCCAGGCGGACGAGCTGGGCGCGGACAAGGCGGTGGCCCGCAACCGCCTCGACGAGCTGCGCCGGCGGGTGTCGGCGCTGGAGGAGCGGCGGCGGGAGGCGGACGGACGCGACGGCGAGACCGCGCGCGCGGAGCTGGCCCACGCCGAGGCGCGCCGCGACGAGGCGCAGCAGGAGTTCGGGATGGCGCGGGGCGCGGTGGCGCGCGCCGAGCGGTCGCTGGCCGAGGCGGAGGCGGGCGAGAGCAGCGCGCCCGCGCAGCTGCGGGCGCTGGCCGCCGCGGGGATCGGCGCGGTCGGCCTGCTGGACGCGGTGGAGCTGGCGGAGGACGTCCGCGAGCGGTGGGAGGCCGCCCTGTGGCCCTACCGCGAGGCCGTGGTCGTCGCCACCGCCGACCTCGACGCGGCGGCGGGCGCGCTGAAGGACCTCCCCGGCTCCATGATCGTCCCCGCCGACGATGCACCGGCGGGCGACGCGCCCGGGCCCGCGGGTGCGAAGCCCGCGAACGCCGAGCCCGCAAGCGCCGGACGTGCGGCCGAGGTCCCCGCCGACACAGGGCCCGCGGACGATGCACTGGCGGGAGACGCGCCTGCCGACGCCGTGACTGCGGGGAACGCGTCCGTCGGCGACATACGCGCGCGGGCGCATCCGCGAGGGGTGCGGTGTGATCTGCCACTGGGCGGGTTCTTCGCGTCGCTGGAGAACGAGGGTGTCGTCATCATCGGCGGGTTCCCCGAGCCCGTGACGGGGAAGGTCGCGCGGGTCCAGGCCGCACGCGCGGCGCTGGAGACGGCGAACGAGGCCCTGGAGACGGCGCGTCGGGCGACGTCCGACGCCGCCGCCGATGTCGCTCTCGCCGGGCGGCGTCTTGCGGGGGCGCGCGCGGCCGCCGAGCTGGACGACGTCCGCGGGCGGATGGCGGAGTTGCGGGAGCGCTTGGAAGAGCTGGCGGGAAGCGAGTCGCGCCTCGGGCCACGGCTCGGGTCGGCCGAGCAGACGCTGCGCAGGCTCCAGGCGAAGGCGGACACGCGCGCGCTGGAGGTGGACCGGCTGCGCGGGCGCAAGGAGGCGCACGAGCGCGAGCGCGACCGGCTGCGCCGCGCGGCGTCCGAGCTGGCGGACAAGCGCGCCGCCCTCGGCCTGGACGGGCTGGAGAAGGACTGGGGCGGCTCCCGCGAAGGCGCCGCCGAGCGGCTGTCCGGGCTGGACGACGACGAGGCCACCTGGACGCCCGCGGAGTGGTGGCACACCGCGGAGAAGCACCTGTCGGAGGCGCTGCGCCGCGTCTTCCCCGACGGGCCGTCCGATGAGGACATGCCGGAGGAGATGCGGTTCCTTCTGCGTGAGCGCGCCGAGGGCGAGGGGCGCCGCACCGACCGGGAGCAGGCCACGTTCCCCCGCCTGGTGAAGGCGGTGGAGGGCTACCTGCGCCAGCAGGAGGACTACGAGCGGCACCAGCGGCGGCAGATCGAGGTGCAGCTGTCGGGACGCCGCGCGGACCTCGGCAAGGCGCAGACGGGCGCGCGGGAGGCGGCGGGCGCCGCCGAGGCGCACCGGACCGCGCTGACCGCCGCGATCCGCGCGCGGCTCCAGCGGGTGTCGGAGGAGTTCGAGAAGCTGGACGTGGCGTACGGCGGGTACGGGGCGACGCTGGAGTTCCCCACGCCGGAGCAGCCCGGCGACCCCGAGCAGGAGTGGCGGTGGCGGGTGACGCCGAAGTGGCGCCGCTCGGAGGGGCAGCGCCACGTCCCCTACAACCGGCGCGCGAACACCGCGCTGATGGACGAGAAGGCCGTCAAGCTGGTGTGCGCGGCGGCGCTGGCGAGCTCGGGCGGGGGACGGCTGTGCCTCGTCCTGGACGAGCTGGGCCGCAACCTCGGCAAGGAGCACCGCAAGGAGGCCGTCGCGCTGTTCCGCAAGATCGGCGAGACGCACGGGATCACCGTGATCGGCGCGCTCCAGGACGACATGGAGCCGTACGCGATCGACGCGTGCGGGCAGTACGTGAAGCTGCGCCGCTCGTCCGACACGATGCCCTACAACGAGCCGCCGGTCGTGGTCGGCCACGACGAGCACGAGCCGCGCGTGCGGAGGCTCGCGGCCCTCATCACGGCCGCGCGGCCCGCGCCGGACGAGGGGACAATGGGGGAAAGTCCAGAAACGGTGTGA
- a CDS encoding LuxR C-terminal-related transcriptional regulator, translating into MTTLNTPARTNLPAEPNAFVGRDRDVGDLRRLLEDMRAVTLCGPGGIGKTRLALHVAHAMVSVHPEGVWFVELADVRPDGTPEPIARRVAAVLDIAEEDDRPLAETLMDALDGPSVLLVLDNCEHVVDECAALTGMLLARCRRLRVLATSREPLRLPCENVWRVPPLEPDEAARLFVERARAARPGFDRTRAVEEVTRALDGVPLALELAAARVRVLSVEQIARRLADRFRLLSAGDRSAPIRQRTLRAAIDWSHDLLDGPERTLLRRLSVFAGWTLDQAEQVCGDDVLDTGEVLDLLTALVDKSLVTVTGEAAGEVRFRLLDSIREYAAERLEAAGEDAQFRLRHRDAVLEAAERHGEIAVAEIPGSWQERVALFRLYDAELGNVRAALSWSLERGDIEEGLRICTALRSYWIVRGRVAEWAEWTDRFLARGPALPAGVLGAGLAGRAQLAAGVRDFTQAQRYAEEALGPCRASGDDFMTASSLITIAEALTRAGRTADAVARLDEADAIAAAPGQEWNRAYALATRGYLLIRGSRLREARDRLAAAAAIMRDIGQLWGASHAMIGLGRLAELRGDHDAARGHYAEVLPILAEIGARPEMARALAGLGRVALERGDAPGAREALAQSLTLSRSSGIRLDVARALDAFTGLLAHEGDARGAVLLAGAASALREAAGRHPGAGARQERTLAPIRRTLGDPLVTQFWAEGRAMPADDAAAYALNPAPQQSPGGQLPPASDTTLPPGTPPTRPTTDATLPRGAPPPEPAGDAAFPPGGPPARPSTDAASSAPKVPPPREPTPSKQPPSVPPARPGTGFLTPREQEVVALVARGLSNRGIADELVISPATVARHVTNILTKLGFASRAQIAVWAVGNDRASDS; encoded by the coding sequence ATGACGACGCTGAACACTCCCGCGAGGACCAACCTCCCGGCCGAACCCAACGCGTTCGTCGGCCGCGACCGCGACGTGGGCGACCTCCGCCGTCTGCTGGAGGACATGCGGGCCGTCACCCTCTGCGGCCCCGGCGGCATCGGCAAGACCAGGCTGGCGCTGCACGTCGCCCACGCGATGGTCTCCGTCCACCCCGAGGGCGTGTGGTTCGTGGAGCTGGCCGACGTCCGTCCCGACGGGACGCCCGAGCCGATCGCCCGGCGCGTCGCCGCCGTCCTGGACATCGCCGAGGAGGACGACCGCCCGCTCGCGGAGACGCTCATGGACGCCCTGGACGGGCCGTCGGTGCTGCTCGTCCTGGACAACTGCGAGCACGTCGTCGACGAGTGCGCCGCCCTGACCGGGATGCTGCTCGCGCGCTGCCGCCGGCTCCGCGTCCTCGCCACCAGCCGCGAGCCGCTGCGGCTGCCCTGCGAGAACGTCTGGCGGGTGCCGCCCCTGGAACCGGACGAGGCGGCCCGCCTGTTCGTCGAGCGGGCCCGGGCCGCGCGCCCGGGATTCGACCGCACGCGCGCCGTCGAGGAGGTCACCCGGGCCCTGGACGGCGTGCCGCTGGCTCTGGAGCTGGCAGCCGCCCGCGTGCGCGTCCTGTCGGTCGAGCAGATCGCGCGGCGCCTCGCCGACCGTTTCCGGCTGCTGAGCGCGGGCGACCGGTCGGCCCCGATCCGCCAGCGCACGCTGCGCGCCGCGATCGACTGGAGCCACGACCTCCTCGACGGCCCGGAGAGGACGCTGCTGCGCCGCCTGTCGGTCTTCGCGGGCTGGACCCTCGACCAGGCCGAGCAGGTCTGCGGCGACGACGTCCTCGACACCGGCGAGGTCCTCGACCTCCTCACCGCCCTGGTCGACAAGTCCCTCGTCACCGTCACGGGGGAGGCCGCGGGCGAGGTCCGGTTCCGGCTGCTCGACAGCATCCGCGAGTACGCGGCCGAGCGGCTGGAAGCGGCGGGGGAGGACGCGCAATTCCGGCTCCGGCACCGCGACGCGGTCCTGGAGGCCGCCGAACGGCACGGCGAGATCGCCGTCGCGGAGATCCCCGGATCCTGGCAGGAGCGGGTCGCGCTCTTCCGCCTGTACGACGCGGAGCTCGGCAACGTCCGCGCCGCGCTCTCCTGGTCGCTGGAACGCGGCGACATCGAGGAAGGCCTGCGGATCTGCACCGCGCTGCGGTCGTACTGGATCGTCCGGGGCCGGGTCGCCGAATGGGCCGAGTGGACCGACAGGTTCCTGGCCCGGGGCCCGGCGCTCCCCGCCGGCGTCCTCGGCGCCGGACTCGCCGGGCGGGCGCAGCTCGCCGCCGGCGTCCGCGACTTCACGCAGGCGCAGCGGTACGCCGAGGAGGCGCTCGGCCCCTGCCGCGCGTCCGGCGACGACTTCATGACCGCGTCCTCGCTGATCACGATCGCCGAGGCGCTCACCCGCGCGGGCCGCACGGCCGACGCCGTCGCCCGGCTCGACGAGGCCGACGCCATCGCCGCCGCACCCGGCCAGGAATGGAACCGCGCCTACGCCCTCGCCACCCGCGGCTACCTGCTGATCCGCGGGTCGCGCCTCCGCGAGGCCCGCGACCGCCTCGCCGCGGCCGCCGCGATCATGCGGGACATCGGTCAGCTCTGGGGCGCCTCGCACGCCATGATCGGCCTCGGCCGCCTGGCGGAGCTGCGCGGCGACCACGACGCCGCCCGCGGCCACTACGCCGAGGTCCTCCCGATCCTCGCCGAGATCGGCGCCCGCCCGGAGATGGCCCGCGCCCTGGCGGGCCTCGGCCGCGTCGCCCTGGAACGCGGGGACGCCCCGGGCGCGCGCGAAGCCCTGGCGCAGAGCCTCACGCTGAGCCGCTCGTCCGGCATCCGGCTGGACGTGGCCCGCGCACTGGACGCGTTCACCGGCCTCCTCGCCCACGAGGGCGACGCCCGCGGCGCGGTCCTGCTGGCCGGAGCCGCGTCCGCCCTCCGCGAGGCCGCCGGCCGCCACCCCGGCGCGGGCGCCCGCCAGGAACGCACCCTCGCCCCGATCCGCCGCACGCTGGGCGATCCCCTAGTCACCCAGTTCTGGGCCGAAGGCCGCGCCATGCCCGCCGACGACGCGGCCGCCTACGCCCTCAACCCCGCCCCCCAACAAAGTCCGGGAGGCCAGTTGCCCCCCGCAAGCGACACCACCCTCCCGCCAGGAACACCACCGACCCGACCCACCACAGACGCCACCCTCCCGCGCGGGGCGCCACCGCCCGAGCCCGCGGGTGACGCTGCCTTCCCGCCTGGGGGGCCACCGGCCCGGCCCAGCACCGACGCCGCTTCCAGTGCCCCGAAGGTGCCGCCTCCACGCGAGCCGACCCCGTCCAAGCAACCCCCCTCCGTGCCACCGGCCAGGCCGGGAACGGGATTCCTCACCCCCCGCGAGCAGGAGGTCGTCGCACTGGTGGCGCGGGGTCTTAGCAATCGCGGGATCGCGGATGAGCTGGTGATCAGTCCTGCGACCGTCGCGCGGCATGTCACGAATATTCTCACCAAGCTGGGTTTCGCCTCGCGCGCTCAGATAGCCGTTTGGGCTGTTGGGAACGACCGGGCGAGCGACTCCTGA
- a CDS encoding response regulator transcription factor, whose amino-acid sequence MARGLSNRGIADELVISPATVARHVTNILTKLGFASRAQIAVWAVGNDRANDS is encoded by the coding sequence GTGGCGCGGGGTCTTAGCAATCGCGGGATCGCGGACGAGCTGGTGATCAGTCCTGCGACCGTCGCGCGGCATGTCACGAATATTCTCACCAAGCTGGGTTTCGCCTCGCGCGCTCAGATAGCCGTCTGGGCGGTGGGCAACGACCGGGCGAACGACTCCTGA
- a CDS encoding serine/threonine-protein kinase, producing the protein MARWRVSGFEEIRELGSGAQGRVVLARHASRGTPVAIKYLPADADPAARERFRHEARMLGRVDDPHVARLYRLVEHGDDLAIVMEAVDGVPFKDVLGRYGTLEPEAALTVLKGSLLGLAAAHAAGVVHRDYKPANVIVPADGRSKLIDFGIATPEGAASGAGTPLYMAPEQWRGEPATAATDVYAATCVFFECLTGRRPYGAGDRASIMAGHLSGDVPAEECTGAAAPLRPLVARGMAKDPAERPPGAAAFVAELEAVARAAYGADWETRGVRVLAGSAVALAALFPLAAAGLVPAGAAGAAGAAGAGAAGAGSSGILAAVGTKAAVAIAGTAVVGATAGGVGVYQASRPERPHAAAMRATPVPPGVPLRIGGFTVRVPAAWKAHLIPYRASVLPEGARRPDSYYVATAGGCDFMLRRGGVYPGQSSCPGFFVMGASFLDDSSSYIAARYRVGDTYASLFGQDEGMSCPDREKLRAVDVGHGATRTVNRLAPIGPRMAEYREWLVPCYTREDRDGYGPTRRTRFSYTERLWYLPQSKLLVADLRRTPDLERILTGARWL; encoded by the coding sequence GTGGCGCGGTGGCGGGTGTCGGGTTTCGAGGAGATCCGCGAGCTGGGCAGCGGGGCGCAGGGACGGGTCGTCCTCGCGCGGCACGCGTCGCGGGGCACCCCCGTCGCGATCAAGTATCTGCCCGCGGACGCCGATCCGGCCGCGCGGGAGCGGTTCCGGCACGAGGCGCGGATGCTCGGCCGGGTCGATGACCCGCACGTGGCGCGGCTGTACCGGCTCGTCGAGCACGGCGACGACCTGGCGATCGTGATGGAGGCGGTGGACGGCGTCCCGTTCAAGGACGTCCTCGGCCGGTACGGGACGCTGGAGCCGGAGGCGGCGCTGACCGTGCTGAAGGGGTCGCTGCTGGGACTCGCGGCCGCCCACGCGGCCGGGGTCGTCCACCGCGACTACAAGCCCGCGAACGTGATCGTCCCCGCGGACGGGCGCAGCAAGCTCATCGACTTCGGCATCGCGACGCCGGAGGGCGCGGCGTCGGGCGCGGGCACGCCGCTCTACATGGCGCCCGAGCAGTGGCGCGGCGAGCCCGCCACCGCCGCCACCGACGTCTACGCCGCCACCTGCGTGTTCTTCGAGTGCCTGACGGGCCGCCGCCCGTACGGGGCGGGCGACCGGGCGTCGATCATGGCGGGGCACCTGTCGGGGGACGTGCCGGCGGAGGAGTGCACCGGCGCAGCGGCGCCGCTGCGCCCGCTCGTCGCCCGGGGCATGGCCAAGGACCCGGCGGAGCGCCCGCCGGGCGCGGCCGCGTTCGTCGCCGAGCTGGAGGCGGTGGCGCGGGCGGCGTACGGCGCGGACTGGGAGACGCGGGGCGTGCGCGTGCTGGCCGGGAGCGCCGTCGCGCTCGCCGCGCTGTTCCCGCTCGCCGCCGCGGGCCTGGTCCCCGCAGGCGCCGCGGGCGCAGCAGGCGCAGCAGGCGCGGGCGCGGCGGGCGCCGGTTCGTCCGGGATCCTCGCGGCGGTCGGCACGAAGGCGGCCGTGGCGATCGCCGGCACCGCCGTCGTCGGCGCGACGGCGGGCGGCGTCGGCGTCTACCAGGCGTCCCGCCCGGAGCGGCCCCACGCGGCGGCGATGAGGGCCACGCCGGTGCCGCCTGGCGTCCCCTTGAGGATCGGTGGTTTCACGGTGCGGGTCCCGGCCGCCTGGAAGGCCCATCTGATCCCCTATAGAGCGTCGGTATTGCCGGAAGGGGCACGCCGACCCGACAGCTACTACGTCGCCACGGCGGGCGGCTGCGACTTCATGCTCCGCCGTGGCGGCGTCTACCCGGGCCAGTCCTCGTGCCCGGGATTCTTCGTGATGGGCGCCAGCTTCCTGGACGACTCGTCCTCCTACATCGCGGCCCGGTACCGGGTCGGCGACACCTACGCCTCGCTCTTCGGCCAGGACGAGGGGATGAGCTGCCCCGACCGGGAGAAGCTGCGCGCCGTGGACGTCGGGCACGGCGCCACGCGGACGGTGAACCGGCTCGCCCCCATCGGCCCGAGGATGGCCGAGTACCGCGAATGGCTCGTCCCCTGTTACACGCGCGAGGACCGCGACGGGTACGGCCCCACCCGCAGGACCCGGTTCTCCTACACCGAGCGTCTGTGGTACCTGCCGCAGTCGAAGCTCCTGGTGGCGGACCTGCGGCGCACACCGGACCTGGAGCGGATCCTCACCGGAGCACGCTGGCTCTAG